Proteins co-encoded in one Echeneis naucrates chromosome 22, fEcheNa1.1, whole genome shotgun sequence genomic window:
- the cln8 gene encoding protein CLN8, with the protein MDPEQRTSPLPHPSAEYFQWDYRLQVMGLGFGFYLSIFLLSHLLSVALSHTYKCLLAKEKVFWNLAVTRAVFGIQSTVAGLRALTEDSELTRDRVRGQEDWSWFNVLTATGFFVFENIALHTSSVVFRSFDLPLATHHFFAVAGYVGAVVWDGVGHFLPMVTLLLEMSTPFTCISWMLLKAGCTSTLFWKANQWVMIHMFHCRMVLTYYMWWITMTNWGEICTHVALPHRLVFFTGLALLTFIINPIWTHKKTMQLLKPVDWNFDNKAAPLNGSPESQSRGPVKSHAS; encoded by the exons ATGGATCCTGAGCAGCGAACCAGCCCTCTTCCCCATCCCAGTGCAGAGTACTTCCAATGGGATTATCGCCTACAAGTGATGGGCCTGGGCTTTGGCTTCTATTTATCGAtattcctcctctctcaccttcTGTCTGTGGCCCTGTCACACACCTACAAGTGCCTGCTAGCGAAGGAGAAAGTTTTTTGGAACCTCGCAGTCACGCGCGCAGTATTTGGGATCCAAAGTACTGTAGCCGGCCTCCGGGCCCTGACTGAGGACTCTGAGTTAaccagagacagagtgagaggcCAAGAAGACTGGTCGTGGTTCAATGTCCTCACTGCCACtggcttttttgtgtttgagaaTATAGCACTTCACACCTCGAGTGTGGTATTTCGGTCGTTCGACCTCCCGCTGGCTACACACCATTTTTTCGCCGTGGCAGGATATGTGGGGGCGGTGGTCTGGGATGGTGTGGGCCATTTCCTGCCGATGGTTACGTTGTTGCTGGAGATGAGCACACCATTTACTTGTATATCCTGGATGTTGCTGAAG GCCGGTTGCACATCCACCCTGTTCTGGAAAGCCAATCAGTGGGTGATGATCCACATGTTCCACTGTCGCATGGTGCTCACCTATTACATGTGGTGGATAACCATGACCAACTGGGGAGAAATCTGCACCCATGTGGCTCTCCCCCACCGACTGGTCTTCTTCACTGGTCTCGCTCTGCTCACTTTCATCATCAACCCCATTTGGACGCATAAGAAGACCATGCAGCTGCTCAAACCTGTAGACTGGAACTTTGACAACAAAGCAGCTCCTCTAAATGGTTCCCCAGAGAGCCAATCTAGGGGTCCAGTCAAATCTCATGCCAGCTGA